One genomic region from Pseudochaenichthys georgianus chromosome 15, fPseGeo1.2, whole genome shotgun sequence encodes:
- the LOC117459962 gene encoding protein FAM151B-like, whose product MIEADVVLRGRDPKEPIMAHPPDTDSDITLKEWLEKVKEYNKGIKLDFKSMEAVFPSVVLLEEMLTRPSCPLWINADILSGPGGKATPLEPQAFLSAVRTLPTHAVLSLGWTTGWTAGVDNAGYSWNMVRGMEEICRDLKHPVTFAVRAALLAHSLSPLTWLLQQSHRYTLTVWTGQEDTFILQDLLPYRKEFDISRIYYDLPDSQRTELSMTRQELKV is encoded by the exons ATGATTGAGGCTGACGTAGTCCTGAGAGGCCGGGATCCTAAAGAGCCCATCATGGCACACCCGCCGGACACAGACAGCGACATCACGCTGAAGGAGTGGCTGGAGAAAGTGAAGGAGTATAACAAGGGAATCAAACTAGACTTTAAGAG CATGGAGGCGGTGTTTCCGTCTGTGGTTCTTCTGGAGGAGATGCTGACTCGGCCAAGCTGCCCACTGTGGATCAATGCAGACATCCTCTCTGGCCCTGGGGGAAAGGCCACACCTCTGGAACCTCAGGCATTCCTCTCTGCCGTGAGAACTCTTCCCACTCACGCCGTGCTCTCTCTCGGCTGGACGACAGGATGGACTGCTGGGGTAGATAATGCAG GTTACAGCTGGAATATGGTGCGTGGGATGGAGGAGATCTGTAGAGACCTTAAACATCCAGTAACCTTCGCAGTGCGTGCAGCTTTGCTGGCCCACTCGCTCTCACCGCTCACATGGCTGCTGCAGCAGTCACACAG GTACACTCTAACAGTATGGACGGGCCAGGAGGATACGTTCATACTTCAGGACTTACTGCCCTACAGAAAAGAATTTGACATCAGTAGGATCTACTATGACCTGCCAGACTCCCAAAGGACAGAGCTCAGTATGACACGACAAGAACTAAAAGTCTGA
- the cox5b2 gene encoding cytochrome c oxidase subunit 5B2, which produces MAGRLLLRACTQTTLRLRSNVVARPLHRAMSSGKGIPTDDEQATGLERRALQALKQGKDPYSMLKPKEYAGTKVDPHIVPSIGNQRIVGCVCEEDNTAVVWFWLHEGDAQRCPSCGSHYQLVHHELPH; this is translated from the exons ATGGCGGGACGTCTTCTTCTTCGAGCCTGTACACAAACAACATTGAGGCTGAGGAGCAATGTGGTGGCTAGACCGCTCCACCGTGCCATGTCCTCAGGGAAAG GAATACCGACAGATGACGAACAGGCCACTGGATTGGAGCGGCGTGCCCTGCAGGCCCTTAAACAGGGGAAG GATCCCTACAGTATGCTGAAGCCCAAGGAGTATGCTGGTACCAAAGTGGACCCTCACATTGTGCCAAGCATTGGAAACCAGAGGATAGTGGGCTGCGTTT GTGAGGAAGACAACACTGCTGTCGTGTGGTTCTGGCTTCATGAGGGAGACGCCCAGCGGTGTCCTTCCTGTGGTTCCCACTACCAGCTGGTCCACCATGAACTGCCCCACTGA